The Colletes latitarsis isolate SP2378_abdomen chromosome 1, iyColLati1, whole genome shotgun sequence genome has a segment encoding these proteins:
- the LOC143342686 gene encoding uncharacterized protein LOC143342686, which translates to MFNKHQGSEFLVDINEFEYPRANETLKQMHEQLWQEYYECLKQTYNEIGSEKMIHPIALIALEGTLAKLNCQICISPIEVHTIDNIEWYFNRNSLMIPNNETNKLLEESDNILISPNDRRLLISNIKTEQEGLYWCKLGDTASTFYYVSIDTDSQGIKVVHPAEAPLMPHATSKQIIPKYNLIIYTTWTKWSSCSMCNIVGKKYRYGYCTISFQENLINQKKEIMKSQDLQDYKSQEILNISNVKNRKTEMMVKYCKIKCIKNIIFETRDKQGNVLESANNSAGIYSMVQGIPIPLPPVTRTIIFEKYKKKATLKCPGNLNTDVPITWKMGNKILNPTIIKDQSRGRIYINLQMHIIFKSLKFEDTNIYSCWQKDVIAGVIKLNVVGETELQVNYSVVMIGGIVIIIVFLIVFWRAFQGRKRFTIH; encoded by the exons ATGTTTAATAAACATCAAG GAAGTGAGTTTCTTGTTGATATCAATGAATTTGAATACCCAAGAGCAAATGAAACACTTAAACAAATGCATGAACAGTTATGGCAGGAATATTACGAATGTTTAAAACAAACATATAATGAAATTGGATCAGAAAAAATGATACATCCAATTGCTCTCATAGCTCTAGAAGGAACATTAGCCAA ATTAAACTGTCAAATATGCATCTCTCCAATAGAAGTACATACAATTGACAATATAGAATGGTACTTCAATAGGAACAGTTTGATGATACCAAATAATGAAACTAACAAACTTTTAGAAGAATCAGACAACATTTTAATTTCACCTAATGACAGGAGATTATTGATATCTAACATTAAA ACTGAACAAGAGGGTCTATACTGGTGTAAATTGGGAGATACAGCATCAACATTTTATTATGTATCAATCGATACTGATTCACAAGGAATAAAAGTTGTACACCCTGCAGAAGCACCCCTTATGCCTCATGCAACATCAAAGCAAATTAtaccaaaatataatttaatcatTTACACAACATGGACTAAATGGTCTTCATGTTCCATGTGTAATATAGTTGGCAAAAAATATCGTTATGGATATTGTACTATTTCTTTTCAAGAAAATCTTATCaatcaaaaaaaagaaataatgaaGAGCCAAGATCTACAAGATTATAAAAGTCAAG aaATTCTGAATATTTCCAatgttaaaaatagaaaaacggAAATGATGGTCAAATATTGCAAg ataaaatgtataaaaaatataatatttgaaaCACGGGATAAACAAGGAAATGTACTTGAAAGTGCCAATAATAGTGCTGGTATATATTCCATGGTTCAGGGTATACCCATTCCCTTGCCACCAGTTACACgcacaataatttttgaaaaatataaaaaaaaagcaaCGCTTAAATGTCCAGG GAATTTAAATACAGATGTACCAATTACTTGGAAGATgggtaataaaatattaaatcctACAATTATTAAAGACCAATCTCGGGGAAGAATTTATATCAATCTACAAATGCACATAATCTTTAAATCATTAAAATTTGAAGATACAAACATCTACAG cTGTTGGCAAAAAGATGTAATTGCGGgagtaataaaattaaatgtagTAGGAGAAACAGAATTGCAAGTAAATTATAGTGTAGTTATGATTGGTGGAATTGTAATAATCATTGTATTTCTAATTGTATTTTGGAGAGCATTTCAAGGTCGTAAACGCTTCACAATTCATTAA